The following nucleotide sequence is from Acidovorax radicis.
CGACGCGCCTGGGCGGAGCACCTGCACACCACGGTGGACCAGTTGAGGCGCGGCTGAGACCGGTCACCGGCTGCCGGGGGCACATCAACCAGGGCCTTCGGCCGCATAGACCAATGGCCCAATGGCACGCTGTGCGTGGCCTTTGTGGGGCGCGATGGCTACTGGTGGCTCTTCGCAACGCTGAGGGTGGTTCCGGGCCACAAAAACGTGCATATTCCACGTTCGGTGCGGACTAATACGTGCAACAGCCGCCAGGTGCATTCCGTAGCCCGTATCGTTCTCGTCTTTCCGCTTGCGCACCCCGTGCAGGCTGTTCCATCCACTGCCGGGAGGGCACCGTGAACCTGATTGAACGCATCAAGAACATTCTTTTGCAACCCAAGGAAACCTGGGCCGTCATCGACGCCGAGAGCACCGATGTCCCCACCTTGTTCACGCGCTACGCCATGATCCTGGCCGCCATTCCGGCGGTGTGTGGCTTCATCGGCATGTCGCTGATCGGCTTTGGCGGCTTCGGCGTTACCATCCGGGTGCCCTTTGTGTCGGGGTTGGTGAACATGGTGGTGTCTTATGTGCTGAGCCTCGTGGGCGTGTTGGTGCTGGGGCTCATCATTGATGCACTGGCCCCCACGTTCGGAGGGCGCAAGAGTTCCATCCAGGCCCTCAAGGTGGCGGTGTATGCCAGCACGGCGGCCATGTTGGGCGGCGTGTTCAGCCTGCTGCCCTCTTTGTCCATGCTGGGGGTTCTCGCCGCGCTGTATTCCATCTATTTGATCTACACCGGTTTGCCGGCCCTGATGAAGAACCTGCCCGAGAAATCGGTGGTGTACACCGTGGTTGTGGTCGTGGCGGCCATCGTGGTGGGCGTGATCATTGCGGCGGTCAGTTCGATCTTCATTCCCAGTGGTGGGGCCATGTTCAGCGGTGCTGCCGGGCCGGCCATTACCATGAACACGCCGGGCGGCAAGGTGTCGATCGATACCGCAGGCCTTGAAGCGGCGGGCAAAAAAATGGAAGAAGCCGCGCGCAAGATGGAGGAGGCCCAAAAGAGCCAGGACCCGGCCGCCATGGCCGAGGCCACGGGCAACGCCGCCAAAGCGGCCGCAGGCATGTTTGGCGGAGGCCA
It contains:
- a CDS encoding Yip1 family protein, whose amino-acid sequence is MNLIERIKNILLQPKETWAVIDAESTDVPTLFTRYAMILAAIPAVCGFIGMSLIGFGGFGVTIRVPFVSGLVNMVVSYVLSLVGVLVLGLIIDALAPTFGGRKSSIQALKVAVYASTAAMLGGVFSLLPSLSMLGVLAALYSIYLIYTGLPALMKNLPEKSVVYTVVVVVAAIVVGVIIAAVSSIFIPSGGAMFSGAAGPAITMNTPGGKVSIDTAGLEAAGKKMEEAARKMEEAQKSQDPAAMAEATGNAAKAAAGMFGGGQAIAAQSLKAALPEKLAGLPRTGFDVQDGAALGLPTSQASAQYGSDDKQVRLEIIDVGGLGQMAQMAMGMTESEKEDQTSAEKTWQSGGRTLHQRYEKDGSHAEFKTILKNGVVVSIEGNHVSVKDLQGYLSQVDLNGLEGLQRKGKS